From the genome of Hydrogenophilus thermoluteolus, one region includes:
- a CDS encoding flagellar protein FlaG produces the protein MSTTPTVSLPQQSATQMVRDVTPPPAVRATETERNLHQNRAVPGTERPTPQQGATNTAPQQATAPQPNAPLDQRTVEDAVRKVQKTVSALNSALQFQIDQDTEKLVIKIIDSNTKEVIKQIPPQEILEIAKALDKLQGLLVREKA, from the coding sequence ATGAGCACTACGCCCACGGTATCGTTACCGCAACAGAGCGCGACGCAGATGGTTCGCGATGTCACGCCGCCGCCTGCTGTTCGGGCAACGGAGACGGAAAGGAATCTGCACCAAAACCGTGCGGTTCCGGGTACGGAACGCCCAACGCCACAGCAGGGGGCAACCAACACCGCGCCACAGCAGGCCACCGCGCCACAGCCCAACGCGCCACTCGATCAGCGAACCGTCGAAGATGCCGTACGAAAGGTGCAGAAAACCGTCTCAGCGCTCAACAGCGCGTTACAATTTCAAATCGACCAAGATACGGAAAAACTGGTGATCAAGATCATCGATAGCAACACGAAAGAGGTGATCAAGCAGATCCCGCCGCAAGAGATCTTGGAAATCGCCAAAGCACTGGATAAACTGCAAGGATTGCTGGTACGCGAAAAAGCGTAA